A region of the Roseiflexus sp. RS-1 genome:
CATACCAGCGTAGTATCGATTGACAACCTTCAAGATCGTGATAAAATACACACGTTCACCTGAAACAGTGAAAGGGTCCAGTATGAAGATGCAGAAGCCTGTATGGATGCTGATGGTTGCGCTGGTTGCCGCGTTCGCGCTCGCTGCATGCGGCGGTGGCGGCGGCGGTGGCGGCGGTGGCGGCGGTGCAAGCACGACGATCGAGATCGCGTCTGATGGTGAAAATCTGGCGTATGATAAAAAAGAGTTCACCGTTCCAACCGGTCAGACGATCACGCTGACGTTCAAGAATGTCTCAACGGCGCAGCAGCACAACATCGTTATTGTCAAGGGCGGTGAGGATGTGGCTGCCAAAGTTGATGAAGAAGCAATCAACGCCGGTCCGCCGGACTTCCTGCCGGCTGATCGCACCAATATTATTGCAGCGACGAAGATGCTCGGTCCTGGCGGCAGTGAGACAATCACGTTCACTGCTCCCGCTCCCGGCACGTATCTCTACATCTGCACGTACCCCGCGCACTACGCTGGCGGCATGAAGGGTGTGATGACCGTCTCGCCTTGATGCAGCGCTTCAAACCAGATGTCGGGCGCGCAGGCGGATGCCTGCGCGCCTGGTTTTTGTCCGGTGTCGCTTTCCTCCTGTTTTACCGCGTTTCGGTCACCTTGCGCAGTCCGTGCGGTCGATCTGGATCGAGCCCCCGCGCATGCGTCAGGTGAAAGGCGAGCAACTGCCCGGCAATTACAGCGGTCATCGGCGCAAAACGCTCCTCAACGCTGACCGGAAGCGACGCCGGTCGGTCGGCTGTTTCCAGGATGACAGACACGTCACTGATCGCGGTCAGATGTGCGCCGAGGTTCCGCAGGCGCAACGCCAGCGCAGCAAGGTCGTCGGCGACAGCGCCCTGCGTTGCTATCAGCACGATCGGAATACCTTCGTGCACCAGAGCGATCGGTCCATGCTGAAAGTCTGCCGCTGAGTACGGTTCCGCTACAACACGGGTCAGTTCCTTTAGTTTGAGCGCGATCTCCCACGCGGTTGCGTAATGATAGCCGCGCCCGATGGTAATAGCGGCGGTCGCGCCTGCCATCTCGCCAGCGATCTCGCGCATACGTTCATCAAGGGCAAGGGTCGCTTCCATCGCATCAGGGATCGTCGCCAGCGCTGCGAGACCGGCAGTGTCATTTGCGAGGCTGAGGGTCAGCATCGCCAGCGCCGCCAGTTGCG
Encoded here:
- a CDS encoding plastocyanin/azurin family copper-binding protein, with the protein product MKMQKPVWMLMVALVAAFALAACGGGGGGGGGGGGASTTIEIASDGENLAYDKKEFTVPTGQTITLTFKNVSTAQQHNIVIVKGGEDVAAKVDEEAINAGPPDFLPADRTNIIAATKMLGPGGSETITFTAPAPGTYLYICTYPAHYAGGMKGVMTVSP
- a CDS encoding SIS domain-containing protein is translated as MTRSTLLEEIYEQPAALRRLIDAEMEPMTRLAQALHARDFRYVVIAARGTSDNAARYAQYLIGATLGMPVALATPSLHTRYGVHLRFDGALVIGISQSGASPDICAVVSDARRSGAPTIAITNHPESPLAQAAEFVVPIHAGIERSIAATKTYTAQLAALAMLTLSLANDTAGLAALATIPDAMEATLALDERMREIAGEMAGATAAITIGRGYHYATAWEIALKLKELTRVVAEPYSAADFQHGPIALVHEGIPIVLIATQGAVADDLAALALRLRNLGAHLTAISDVSVILETADRPASLPVSVEERFAPMTAVIAGQLLAFHLTHARGLDPDRPHGLRKVTETR